Proteins encoded by one window of Bacillus sp. DTU_2020_1000418_1_SI_GHA_SEK_038:
- a CDS encoding AzlC family ABC transporter permease, with product MKTSIGEWKIGLKNGIPIAMGYFAVSFTFGILAKQAGLNPFEAVLMSVTNLTSAGQFAGLTLIASAAAIIEIAVTQLIINSRYFLMSFALSQKIDPKTPLVHRLFMAYGITDEVFGVSVAVPRKLSPYYAYGVMSVAVPGWALGTLFGVISGNILPDRLMSALSIALFGMLIAVIIPPAKGNKILAGLIVTSMVLSLVFAELQTLASISSGVKIIILTILIAGIAAFVFPVKEHPVKEHTHE from the coding sequence ATGAAGACAAGTATAGGAGAATGGAAGATCGGGCTAAAGAACGGAATTCCTATTGCAATGGGTTATTTTGCAGTTTCGTTTACCTTTGGCATTCTTGCCAAGCAAGCTGGGCTAAATCCGTTTGAAGCAGTTTTGATGTCCGTAACTAATTTAACCTCGGCTGGACAGTTTGCTGGGCTTACGCTTATTGCCAGTGCCGCAGCCATCATTGAAATTGCTGTCACACAGCTGATTATTAACTCTAGATATTTTCTAATGTCGTTTGCTTTATCCCAAAAAATCGACCCCAAAACGCCGCTTGTCCATCGATTATTCATGGCATATGGGATTACGGATGAGGTATTCGGAGTGTCCGTTGCGGTTCCCAGAAAGTTAAGCCCTTATTATGCCTATGGCGTGATGAGTGTTGCGGTGCCTGGATGGGCACTAGGTACACTGTTTGGGGTTATTTCTGGAAATATTCTGCCGGATAGATTGATGAGTGCACTAAGTATTGCATTGTTCGGAATGCTAATTGCTGTCATTATCCCTCCAGCAAAAGGGAATAAAATCCTTGCCGGGCTGATTGTCACTTCTATGGTACTAAGCCTTGTATTTGCTGAGCTGCAAACCTTAGCATCCATCTCATCCGGTGTAAAAATTATCATCTTAACGATTTTGATTGCAGGTATCGCAGCGTTTGTCTTTCCGGTAAAGGAGCATCCAGTAAAGGAGCATACTCATGAATAA
- a CDS encoding MFS transporter: MTENILGKKTRKTLVVLLFLGWMLGNLDRYLMNYAVVHIGKDLALTATETGLILSSFFLGYALMQLPGGILADKFGAKRVLLAAIIVWSIFTGLTAIAWTLSIMVVIRFLFGIGEGGFQPSASKIISSSFPENERSKVMSIMLSSGAIMMMLVPIISAALLVTIGWRAFFVIAGLFGVIIAFLYWKYVPKDKVVYQSVQGPQVKGILGILFKMPLMWSLVIAYFTIYAVNWGLNSWMPKYLSDVRGLDLISIGWLQMIPGIIMVIAMLGCGYLIDKLDLKVNKFIGAICALLLAGCLFLMFNAESIALFITYQSIVTLLMTYVVLLLPSFVLKRIPSDYAGTAMGMANTGGQLAGFVTPTLIGFMVDTFNGSYNAAMWLLVVISIICVGTILTISPKSQANKEVVVHE; this comes from the coding sequence ATGACAGAAAACATTCTTGGGAAAAAAACTCGCAAAACGCTAGTAGTATTACTTTTCTTAGGTTGGATGTTAGGAAACCTAGACCGTTATTTAATGAATTATGCAGTTGTGCATATTGGTAAGGATCTTGCCCTAACAGCTACGGAAACAGGTTTAATTTTAAGTTCATTTTTTCTAGGTTATGCATTAATGCAATTGCCTGGGGGAATTTTGGCTGATAAATTCGGTGCAAAACGTGTGTTATTAGCAGCGATTATTGTATGGTCCATCTTTACAGGGTTAACAGCTATTGCATGGACATTGAGTATTATGGTGGTCATTCGGTTCCTATTCGGAATTGGTGAAGGCGGTTTCCAACCTTCAGCTTCAAAGATCATTTCATCATCGTTTCCTGAGAATGAGCGAAGTAAAGTAATGTCTATCATGCTTTCCTCTGGAGCAATTATGATGATGCTTGTGCCAATTATTTCAGCCGCATTATTGGTAACAATTGGCTGGCGCGCATTCTTTGTTATTGCCGGTTTATTTGGGGTTATTATTGCATTCCTATATTGGAAGTATGTACCGAAGGATAAAGTAGTATACCAATCCGTTCAAGGGCCTCAAGTAAAAGGGATATTAGGAATCTTATTTAAAATGCCATTAATGTGGAGTTTAGTTATCGCTTACTTTACCATTTATGCGGTGAACTGGGGTTTAAATTCTTGGATGCCAAAATATTTGTCAGACGTACGTGGACTTGATTTAATTTCCATTGGCTGGTTACAAATGATTCCGGGCATCATTATGGTGATTGCGATGTTAGGATGCGGTTATCTAATTGATAAATTGGATTTGAAAGTAAATAAATTCATTGGTGCTATATGTGCACTGCTTTTAGCTGGATGCCTATTTTTAATGTTTAATGCAGAATCGATTGCATTATTTATCACATACCAAAGTATCGTAACATTGTTAATGACTTATGTTGTATTGTTATTACCATCATTTGTATTAAAGAGAATCCCTTCAGATTATGCAGGAACAGCTATGGGTATGGCAAACACTGGGGGACAATTGGCTGGATTTGTTACACCTACATTAATAGGATTCATGGTTGATACATTCAATGGTTCATATAATGCTGCAATGTGGCTGTTAGTGGTGATTTCAATTATTTGTGTAGGTACGATTTTAACAATCTCCCCAAAAAGCCAAGCTAATAAGGAGGTTGTAGTACATGAATAA
- a CDS encoding AzlD domain-containing protein gives MNNAIFYILVMAIVTYLIRVLPLTLVRKEIKNVYIRSFLYYVPYVTLAVMVFPAILDATASPWSALVGFIVAILFAYQGASLVSVALLACFSVFVIELFLY, from the coding sequence ATGAATAATGCTATTTTTTATATCTTGGTGATGGCAATTGTGACGTATCTTATTAGGGTTCTGCCGCTAACACTCGTCAGAAAAGAAATCAAAAATGTCTATATCCGATCGTTTTTATACTATGTTCCATATGTAACATTGGCAGTGATGGTGTTTCCGGCCATTTTAGACGCAACGGCCTCGCCATGGTCCGCACTAGTTGGCTTTATTGTGGCCATACTTTTTGCCTACCAGGGGGCCAGCTTGGTGAGTGTTGCCCTATTGGCCTGTTTTTCTGTTTTTGTAATAGAACTGTTCTTGTATTGA
- a CDS encoding ABC transporter permease, whose translation MANYISFFMDEYNFSIFWRTLKISLIATLFCALLGVPTAYFIAQSPKKWRGLLMSITLFPLLTNSVVRSFAWITILGQGGIINSMLMNLGLISKPLTLLYTEFSITIGSVYLFLPLMVITLVGIFENIDSDIMEAAETLGANRFIAFMKVILPLSVPGIIVGSILVFTGTMTAYTTPQLLGGNRNIMLATFLYQNATALGNWKGASVIAMIMIVATIIVMKLFDWIAKRMDKRGEASA comes from the coding sequence TTGGCCAACTATATCTCATTCTTTATGGATGAATATAATTTCAGTATTTTTTGGCGGACACTAAAAATTTCTCTGATTGCAACTTTATTTTGCGCCCTGTTAGGTGTTCCGACTGCTTACTTTATTGCACAAAGCCCGAAAAAATGGCGTGGTCTGTTAATGTCTATCACATTGTTTCCGCTGTTAACAAATTCAGTTGTGCGGAGTTTTGCTTGGATTACCATTTTGGGACAAGGCGGGATTATTAATAGTATGTTAATGAATCTTGGCCTAATTTCTAAACCGCTTACGTTACTTTATACAGAATTCTCCATTACGATTGGATCTGTGTATCTATTCCTGCCTCTGATGGTCATTACGCTAGTAGGGATTTTTGAAAATATCGATTCTGATATTATGGAGGCGGCCGAAACGTTAGGTGCCAATCGCTTCATTGCCTTTATGAAGGTGATCTTGCCCTTAAGTGTACCGGGAATTATTGTGGGCAGTATTTTAGTCTTTACGGGGACAATGACAGCCTATACCACCCCACAATTGTTAGGCGGTAACCGAAACATTATGTTAGCCACTTTCTTATATCAAAATGCGACTGCATTGGGCAATTGGAAAGGTGCTAGTGTGATTGCGATGATTATGATTGTTGCAACGATCATCGTGATGAAATTATTCGACTGGATAGCTAAACGTATGGACAAGAGGGGTGAGGCAAGTGCGTAA
- a CDS encoding ABC transporter permease, translating to MRKNVGLNIIAGVVFAFLLIPLFIIVLTSFGTNSTIQFPIKGFTFEWYSKVFSNESFMDSFILSLEVAFIGTLLAVIIGVPAAYSLARHNVFGRNWIKSFFLSPTIVPGLVVGYALYQFIVIQFQFPIIQGLLLGHFLICLPYVIRVVGSTIEQLDFSIEEVSWTLGCTKLQAFIKVVLPNITSGIFASFMLAFINSFNNIPVSQFLSGPGVTMLPTNLMNYIEYNYDPSVSALSVILMLGTVVLMFIIEKTLGLASIS from the coding sequence GTGCGTAAAAATGTTGGCTTAAATATCATTGCAGGTGTTGTTTTTGCTTTTTTATTAATCCCTTTATTCATTATCGTCCTAACCTCTTTTGGAACAAATTCAACGATTCAATTTCCAATCAAAGGTTTTACTTTTGAATGGTATAGCAAAGTATTTTCAAATGAATCCTTTATGGACAGCTTCATCCTTAGTTTAGAAGTAGCCTTTATTGGGACTCTGTTGGCGGTAATCATTGGTGTTCCGGCTGCTTATTCTCTGGCACGTCACAACGTATTCGGGCGCAATTGGATCAAGAGCTTTTTCCTCTCGCCAACGATTGTACCAGGTTTAGTTGTCGGATATGCCTTGTATCAATTTATTGTGATCCAATTTCAATTTCCCATCATTCAGGGATTGTTGTTAGGCCATTTCTTGATTTGTTTACCGTATGTGATTCGTGTGGTAGGTTCAACGATTGAGCAGTTAGATTTTTCAATCGAGGAAGTTTCGTGGACATTAGGCTGCACAAAGTTACAAGCATTTATCAAAGTCGTTTTACCAAACATTACATCGGGAATTTTTGCTTCCTTCATGCTGGCATTCATTAATTCCTTTAATAATATTCCTGTATCGCAGTTCTTATCTGGTCCGGGTGTTACCATGCTGCCTACAAACTTAATGAATTATATTGAATACAACTATGATCCTTCTGTATCTGCATTATCTGTAATCTTAATGCTGGGTACAGTCGTCTTGATGTTTATTATTGAAAAGACATTAGGGTTAGCGAGTATTTCATAA
- the glsA gene encoding glutaminase A — MLEQITNEAKAYTKRGKPASYIPVLALQSVDQFAACIIDQNGNYFAAGNIEAQFTLQSISKVISFIVACEYHGLQFVLDKVDVEPTGDPFNSIIRLESTAPGKPFNPMINAGAITVASMLPGETVKDRIAYVADFLTSITGSPHQINEEVYRSEIETTHRNRAIAYYLKANDYLLCDVEEAVESYIHLCALEVSAKDLAQLGLMLAGDGVHPLTNKKIITPTTAKVTKALMTTCGLYNASGKYAASIGIPMKSGVSGGVLCTVSHVKVEQLEGKLGIGVYSPGIDDIGNSVAGMKFIEKLSQTYDLSIF, encoded by the coding sequence ATGTTGGAACAAATTACAAATGAAGCAAAAGCTTATACGAAGAGAGGTAAACCTGCATCTTATATTCCAGTACTAGCGCTTCAATCCGTTGACCAATTTGCCGCATGTATAATAGATCAAAATGGAAATTACTTTGCGGCTGGTAATATAGAAGCACAATTTACACTGCAAAGCATTTCAAAGGTTATTAGTTTTATAGTTGCCTGTGAATATCATGGATTACAATTTGTACTTGATAAAGTAGATGTAGAACCAACAGGAGATCCCTTTAATTCGATTATTCGTCTAGAAAGCACGGCACCGGGGAAACCATTTAATCCGATGATTAATGCAGGTGCTATTACTGTTGCCTCGATGTTACCTGGGGAAACGGTGAAGGATCGAATAGCATATGTTGCAGACTTTTTAACTAGTATCACAGGTAGTCCCCACCAAATAAATGAAGAGGTCTATCGTTCCGAAATCGAAACAACCCATCGGAATCGGGCAATCGCTTATTATTTAAAGGCAAATGATTATTTGCTTTGTGATGTAGAGGAAGCGGTAGAGTCTTATATTCATTTATGCGCACTCGAGGTTTCGGCAAAGGACCTTGCACAGTTGGGGCTTATGCTTGCAGGAGATGGCGTGCATCCATTAACAAACAAAAAAATTATAACACCTACAACAGCAAAAGTAACAAAAGCTTTAATGACAACTTGTGGACTTTATAATGCCTCAGGAAAGTATGCTGCTTCCATTGGCATTCCAATGAAAAGTGGTGTATCAGGTGGTGTTTTATGTACGGTATCGCACGTTAAAGTAGAGCAGCTTGAGGGAAAATTAGGTATTGGTGTCTATAGTCCTGGAATTGATGATATAGGTAATAGTGTTGCTGGAATGAAATTTATTGAAAAGCTTTCACAGACTTATGATTTAAGTATTTTTTAA
- a CDS encoding M20 family metallopeptidase, whose protein sequence is MNKEHNALFNVTDFLQEKKIALTTISDKIWAKPELHFKEKYAVSVMEEALKAQGFAVEKNVANLETAIMGSFGSGSTVIAFLGEYDALPFLSQEGGKAEYSPVEENGNGHGCGHNLLGTGALAAAVAAKEYVEKTNAPFTIRFYGCPAEENGSGKAYMAKHGVFNDVDMAISWHPMSNNTTMNMTSLANYAATFKFTGKSAHAAAAPHLGRSALDAVELMNVGVNYLREHIIQEARIHYAVVNSGGTSPNVVQPYAEVSYLIRAPKKQQVVDIHKRVQKIAQGAALMTETTFEEHFEGAASDLIPNTTLAKVMQQQFDEAPALQFSEEDFAFAEQIYQSLDDESKALAYMNMSSEQKELIGSKHLCEFVSPLSPEMMLYGSTDVADVSWITPTVQCTTACFVLGTPLHTWQVVAVGNTPIGHKGMLYAADIMARTAITCIENPTIIEEAKQELKARLKDEKYMSLIPEK, encoded by the coding sequence ATGAATAAAGAGCATAATGCATTATTTAATGTAACCGATTTTCTTCAAGAAAAGAAGATAGCGCTTACAACAATCAGTGATAAAATCTGGGCAAAACCAGAATTGCATTTTAAAGAAAAATATGCAGTTTCAGTAATGGAGGAAGCATTAAAAGCTCAAGGATTTGCAGTTGAAAAAAATGTAGCTAATCTTGAAACTGCAATTATGGGTAGCTTCGGCAGTGGTTCAACTGTTATTGCCTTTTTAGGTGAATACGATGCCCTTCCATTTTTGAGCCAAGAAGGCGGGAAGGCAGAATATTCTCCTGTTGAAGAGAATGGTAATGGGCACGGCTGTGGACACAATTTACTAGGCACAGGTGCACTTGCAGCAGCAGTAGCAGCAAAAGAATATGTTGAAAAAACAAATGCACCGTTCACTATTCGTTTTTACGGTTGTCCGGCGGAAGAAAACGGATCAGGCAAAGCTTACATGGCAAAGCATGGTGTGTTTAATGATGTAGATATGGCTATTTCGTGGCATCCGATGTCAAATAATACAACAATGAATATGACATCACTGGCAAACTATGCAGCGACTTTTAAATTTACAGGAAAGAGTGCTCATGCGGCTGCAGCCCCCCATCTAGGGCGCAGTGCTTTAGATGCAGTGGAACTAATGAATGTTGGTGTAAACTACCTGCGTGAACATATTATTCAAGAAGCACGCATTCATTATGCAGTGGTTAATAGTGGTGGAACTTCTCCCAATGTAGTTCAGCCTTATGCAGAGGTTTCTTATTTAATTCGTGCGCCAAAGAAACAGCAAGTAGTGGATATTCATAAGCGTGTTCAAAAAATTGCTCAAGGTGCGGCCTTAATGACAGAAACAACATTTGAGGAACACTTTGAGGGGGCGGCATCGGATTTAATTCCAAATACAACGCTTGCAAAAGTGATGCAACAGCAATTTGATGAGGCTCCGGCCCTTCAATTTAGTGAAGAGGACTTTGCCTTTGCAGAGCAAATTTATCAATCATTGGATGATGAAAGCAAGGCTTTGGCTTATATGAATATGTCTTCTGAGCAAAAGGAATTAATAGGTAGCAAGCATCTATGCGAGTTTGTATCCCCATTGTCTCCAGAGATGATGCTGTACGGTTCAACTGATGTTGCAGATGTCAGCTGGATAACACCAACTGTACAATGTACAACGGCTTGTTTTGTGCTTGGGACACCACTCCATACTTGGCAAGTAGTAGCTGTAGGTAATACGCCAATTGGACATAAGGGAATGCTTTATGCGGCGGATATTATGGCTCGTACTGCAATTACTTGTATTGAAAATCCAACAATTATTGAAGAAGCAAAGCAAGAGTTAAAGGCACGTTTGAAAGATGAGAAGTACATGTCACTAATTCCAGAAAAATAA
- a CDS encoding ABC transporter substrate-binding protein has product MKKRFGLVSLTLATASILAACGGGGETTKEKPTSLVISTFGLEQDKMEEDVFKPFEEKYNVDIVLETGTSSERFTKLKSNPNSTVDVIELSQSNAADGVTEGLFEKIDNSKVPNMEKLIDSAKGLSADGSGPAYTLNSIGIIYNKKAAGMEIKEWDDLWNSALKGKISIPDITSTFGPAMLYVASKHENADITKDNGKAAFKAITDLSPNVVKTYSKSSDLANMFQSGEIVAAVVGDFAVPMITQANPDVAYIVPESGTFANFNTMNINKNSKNKDLAYKYIDWRLSKEIQEKTAKSLNEAPTNKEVVLDEETAKNKTYGAIADRTNKVDSQFVNNNLEDWINQWNRILNK; this is encoded by the coding sequence ATGAAGAAACGATTTGGATTAGTTAGTCTAACGTTAGCAACTGCTAGTATCTTGGCGGCTTGTGGTGGCGGTGGAGAAACAACGAAGGAGAAACCAACATCATTAGTCATCTCAACATTCGGCTTGGAACAAGATAAAATGGAAGAAGACGTCTTCAAACCATTTGAGGAAAAATACAATGTAGACATTGTATTAGAAACGGGGACAAGTTCTGAGCGTTTTACAAAATTAAAAAGTAATCCGAATTCAACAGTTGATGTGATTGAATTGTCGCAATCAAATGCGGCTGACGGGGTAACAGAAGGATTGTTTGAGAAAATAGACAATTCAAAAGTCCCTAATATGGAAAAGTTAATCGATAGTGCAAAGGGGTTATCTGCAGATGGATCGGGTCCAGCCTATACATTAAACAGTATTGGGATTATTTACAACAAAAAGGCAGCAGGAATGGAAATTAAGGAGTGGGATGATCTATGGAATTCAGCTCTAAAAGGAAAAATCTCCATTCCTGATATTACATCCACATTTGGTCCAGCCATGCTTTATGTGGCGAGTAAGCATGAGAATGCCGATATTACAAAAGATAATGGAAAAGCAGCTTTTAAAGCAATCACAGATCTATCTCCAAACGTAGTTAAAACTTATAGCAAATCCTCAGACCTAGCTAACATGTTCCAATCAGGGGAAATTGTTGCTGCAGTTGTTGGTGATTTTGCTGTCCCAATGATTACTCAAGCCAATCCGGATGTAGCATATATTGTTCCTGAATCAGGAACATTCGCCAACTTCAACACCATGAACATCAACAAAAACTCGAAAAATAAAGACTTAGCGTATAAGTACATTGACTGGAGATTAAGCAAAGAAATACAAGAAAAAACGGCAAAGTCTTTAAATGAGGCTCCAACAAATAAAGAGGTCGTATTAGATGAAGAAACAGCTAAGAATAAAACGTATGGTGCCATTGCTGACCGTACAAACAAAGTTGATTCACAATTCGTAAATAATAACCTTGAAGATTGGATTAATCAATGGAATCGAATTTTAAATAAATAA
- a CDS encoding ABC transporter ATP-binding protein produces the protein MSYVELKDIRVSYDNNTDILKDLNLSIEKGELVSLLGPSGCGKTTTLRVIAGLIEPNDGEFLVDSQNLTKVPVHKRDFGMVFQSYALFPHLTIKENVAFGLKLRKEKKSNIDKKVKDILAITGLEALADRFPKQLSGGQRQRVALARALVIEPKLLLLDEPLSNLDAKLRVAMRIEIKRIQSQLGITSVFVTHDQEECFSISDKVAVMNKGVIEQFDTPEEIYKNPKTEFVARFIGFENFFGLTPVEEGKYKATDGTVFLCTRKWETGKQTGTIRPDDIDLVASTEPNSNNTVTGVVKVRTFLGKAYQYEVETSIGSLLVNEADDVIYQVGDAVTLSIPAQKLIIV, from the coding sequence TTGTCCTATGTTGAATTAAAAGATATTCGTGTGAGTTATGACAACAATACCGATATATTAAAAGATTTGAATTTATCGATTGAAAAAGGCGAATTAGTTTCCTTATTAGGGCCGTCTGGCTGCGGGAAAACGACTACTTTACGTGTAATTGCGGGCTTAATTGAACCGAATGATGGAGAGTTCCTCGTGGATAGTCAAAATTTAACGAAGGTACCGGTTCATAAGCGCGACTTTGGCATGGTATTTCAAAGCTATGCCTTGTTTCCTCATCTCACAATAAAGGAAAATGTAGCTTTCGGCTTGAAATTACGCAAGGAAAAAAAGAGTAACATTGATAAAAAGGTAAAAGACATTTTGGCCATTACGGGCTTAGAGGCACTGGCTGACCGCTTTCCAAAACAACTTTCAGGCGGGCAAAGACAACGTGTGGCTTTAGCGCGAGCGTTAGTGATTGAGCCAAAATTATTACTATTAGATGAACCATTAAGTAATTTAGATGCTAAATTACGGGTAGCGATGCGGATTGAAATTAAACGAATTCAAAGCCAATTAGGGATTACATCCGTGTTTGTCACACATGACCAGGAAGAATGTTTCTCTATTTCTGACAAAGTAGCTGTCATGAATAAAGGGGTAATCGAACAGTTCGATACACCTGAGGAGATCTACAAAAATCCAAAAACTGAATTTGTGGCCCGCTTTATCGGTTTTGAAAATTTCTTTGGATTAACACCAGTAGAGGAAGGGAAATATAAGGCTACTGATGGAACAGTCTTCCTATGCACTCGCAAATGGGAAACAGGAAAACAAACCGGAACCATTCGTCCGGACGATATTGATCTTGTAGCAAGCACTGAGCCAAATTCAAATAATACCGTAACCGGGGTGGTAAAAGTCCGCACATTTCTAGGTAAAGCATATCAATATGAGGTTGAGACCTCTATTGGTTCACTGCTTGTGAATGAGGCAGATGATGTGATTTATCAAGTGGGAGACGCTGTCACATTATCCATTCCAGCTCAAAAACTTATTATCGTTTAA